The Mytilus galloprovincialis chromosome 7, xbMytGall1.hap1.1, whole genome shotgun sequence genome has a window encoding:
- the LOC143082743 gene encoding transcriptional adapter 2-alpha-like — MEEEHYCMNCKCELRKPYIVCKAEVCHSMTICVHCFSKGVIFGVHQNDHPYTVCRTDFPLFEQTWTAEEETTLLDIMSDCGYGNWSDVAHRLRTKSQSECQNHYNKYFIDKPHEDLPHFKEAERTVYPQPIVYKLCDDPPRYPENNDLSGYMAGRGDFTIEYDNFMELEIKHLDFDEEDEDSKMQLGVLDVYYDCMKERWKRKKIVRDYGLINIPKVQVASRRYNYTIKDLIDKLRVFITLVSPDEYCKYIEAIHYERELKHDIKKLQSRRENGMTSMQQSKMYHILNSRRNVVKSKRHLMVDLLSHLKDETSCQTWLQRQAVLDNMSKGGLVVLPNAPRKTAPPLDISSLPGYEKLGETEQEICANIRLVPEAYIEFRDSLINECKKNGCLKLGQARSLIKIDVNKTRKLYDFLLTNGMINKE; from the coding sequence ATGGAGGAGGAACACTATTGTATGAATTGTAAATGTGAACTAAGAAAGCCATACATTGTATGTAAAGCTGAAGTATGTCACTCCATGACTATCTGTGTTCATTGCTTCTCTAAAGGAGTTATATTTGGTGTTCATCAAAACGATCATCCCTACACTGTTTGTAGAACAGATTTTCCGCTGTTTGAACAGACATGGACGGCAGAGGAAGAAACAACGTTACTTGACATCATGTCAGACTGTGGCTATGGCAACTGGTCAGATGTAGCTCACAGGCTACGGACAAAAAGTCAGTCAGAATGTCAAAATCattacaataaatatttcattgataaacCTCATGAGGACTTACCTCACTTTAAAGAGGCAGAGAGGACTGTTTATCCTCAGCCAATCGTATATAAATTGTGTGACGACCCTCCACGCTACCCAGAAAACAACGACCTCAGTGGGTATATGGCTGGAAGAGGTGATTTCACAATAGAATATGACAACTTCATGGAACTGGAAATCAAACATTTAGATTTTGATGAGGAGGATGAAGATAGTAAAATGCAGTTGGGAGTTCTGGATGTGTATTACGATTGCATGAAAGAGAGATGGAAaaggaaaaaaattgtcagagattATGGTCTGATCAACATACCAAAAGTACAAGTGGCCAGCCGTAGATACAATTACACCATCAAGGACCTTATTGACAAGTTGAGAGTATTCATAACATTGGTGTCACCTGAtgaatattgtaaatatattGAGGCCATACATTATGAGAGAGAATTAAAACATGATATCAAGAAACTTCAGAGCAGAAGAGAAAATGGCATGACCTCTATGCAGCAGAGTAAAATGTATCACATCCTTAACTCAAGGAGAAATGTAGTGAAATCTAAAAGACATCTTATGGTAGACCTATTATCACATTTAAAAGATGAAACTTCTTGTCAAACATGGCTTCAAAGGCAAGCTGTGCTAGACAATATGTCAAAAGGAGGCTTAGTTGTGTTACCAAATGCTCCTCGGAAAACAGCACCTCCATTAGACATTTCTAGTTTACCAGGTTATGAAAAACTAGGAGAAACAGAACAAGAGATCTGCGCTAATATTAGATTGGTTCCAGAGGCTTATATAGAATTTCGTGATTCCCTGATTAATGAGTGCAAGAAAAATGGATGTTTAAAACTTGGACAGGCTAGAAGTTTGATCAAAATTGATGttaacaaaacaagaaaattatatgattttttgTTGACTAATGGGATGATTAATAAAGAGTAG
- the LOC143082744 gene encoding nudC domain-containing protein 2-like isoform X1 — protein sequence MANFDEKSEIIPCNTPWGKWLQTVEDVFVEVLVPEGTKCKEISINIQTKTIKVVVSGKELFSGDLYKAVHADEAVWTLEDKKLIRICLPKVHSTAGNCWKSLLKSQYEADPSTFDQMEQKLTLEKFQNENPGFDFSGASITGNYHDGGPKLSHSNS from the exons ATGGCAAATTTTGATGAGAAAAGTGAAATTATTCCTTGTAATACGCCTTGGGGAAAGTGGTTGCAAACTGTAGAAGACGTATTTGTAGAAGTATTAGTGCCAGAAGGCACTAAATGTAAAGAAATATCAATTAACATACAAACCAAAACAATTAAAGTGGTTGTCTCAGGGAAAGAATTGTTCagt GGAGATTTGTATAAAGCTGTGCATGCTGATGAAGCTGTGTGGACattag AAGATAAGAAGTTGATAAGAATCTGTTTACCAAAGGTCCATAGTACTGCTGGCAACTGTTGGAAGTCATTGTTAAAATCACAATATGAAGCAGATCCCTCTACCTTTGATCAGATGGAACAGAAATTAACTTTGGAAAAATTTCAGAACGAG aatcCTGGTTTTGACTTCAGTGGTGCTTCAATAACAGGCAACTATCATGATGGAGGACCAAAATTATCTCATAGTAATTCTTAG
- the LOC143082744 gene encoding nudC domain-containing protein 2-like isoform X2 — translation MANFDEKSEIIPCNTPWGKWLQTVEDVFVEVLVPEGTKCKEISINIQTKTIKVVVSGKELFSGDLYKAVHADEAVWTLEDKKLIRICLPKVHSTAGNCWKSLLKSQYEADPSTFDQMEQKLTLEKFQNEGEFGDFLH, via the exons ATGGCAAATTTTGATGAGAAAAGTGAAATTATTCCTTGTAATACGCCTTGGGGAAAGTGGTTGCAAACTGTAGAAGACGTATTTGTAGAAGTATTAGTGCCAGAAGGCACTAAATGTAAAGAAATATCAATTAACATACAAACCAAAACAATTAAAGTGGTTGTCTCAGGGAAAGAATTGTTCagt GGAGATTTGTATAAAGCTGTGCATGCTGATGAAGCTGTGTGGACattag AAGATAAGAAGTTGATAAGAATCTGTTTACCAAAGGTCCATAGTACTGCTGGCAACTGTTGGAAGTCATTGTTAAAATCACAATATGAAGCAGATCCCTCTACCTTTGATCAGATGGAACAGAAATTAACTTTGGAAAAATTTCAGAACGAG GGAGAATTTGGAGATTTTCTTCATTAA